From one Bos javanicus breed banteng chromosome 15, ARS-OSU_banteng_1.0, whole genome shotgun sequence genomic stretch:
- the LOC133261705 gene encoding large ribosomal subunit protein eL39-like, with product MSSHKTLRVKQFLAKKQKQNCPIPQWIQTKTSKIRDNSKRRHWRKTKLGL from the coding sequence ATGTCGTCTCACAAGACTCTCAGGGTCAAGCAATTCCTagccaagaaacaaaagcagaattgTCCCATTCCTCAATGGATTCAAACAAAGACTAGTAAGATCAGGGACAATTCCAAGAGAAGACACTGGAGAAAAACCAAGCTGGGTCTATAA